A single Muntiacus reevesi chromosome 9, mMunRee1.1, whole genome shotgun sequence DNA region contains:
- the RPS3 gene encoding small ribosomal subunit protein uS3 → MAVQISKKRKFVADGIFKAELNEFLTRELAEDGYSGVEVRVTPTRTEIIILATRTQNVLGEKGRRIRELTAVVQKRFGFPEGSVELYAEKVATRGLCAIAQAESLRYKLLGGLAVRRACYGVLRFIMESGAKGCEVVVSGKLRGQRAKSMKFVDGLMIHSGDPVNYYVDTAVRHVLLRQGVLGIKVKIMLPWDPTGKIGPKKPLPDHVSIVEPKDEILPTTPISEQKGGKPEPPAMPQPVPTA, encoded by the exons ATGGCCGTGCAAATTTCCAAGAAGAGGAAG TTTGTCGCTGATGGCATCTTCAAAGCTGAACTGAACGAGTTTCTCACTCGGGAGCTGGCTGAAGATGGGTACTCTGGAGTTGAGGTCCGAGTTACGCCAACCAGGACAGAAATCATTATCTTGGCCACCag GACACAGAATGTACTTGGTGAGAAGGGCCGGCGGATCCGGGAGTTGACTGCTGTGGTTCAGAAGAGGTTTGGCTTCCCTGAAGGCAGTGTAGAG CTTTATGCTGAAAAGGTAGCCACAAGAGGACTGTGTGCCATTGCCCAGGCAGAATCTCTGCGTTACAAGCTCCTAGGAGGCCTTGCTGTGCGGAG GGCCTGCtatggtgtgctgcggttcatcaTGGAGAGCGGGGCCAAAGGCTGCGAGGTCGTGGTGTCTGGGAAACTTCGAGGACAGAGGGCTAAGTCCATGAAGTTTGTGGATGGCCTCATGATCCACAGTGGGGACCCTGTTAACTACTATGTCGACACTGCCGTGCGCCATGTGCTCCTCAGACAGG GTGTGCTGGGCATCAAGGTAAAGATCATGCTGCCTTGGGACCCAACTGGTAAGATTGGCCCTAAGAAGCCTCTGCCTGATCACGTGAGCATTGTGGAACCCAAAGATGAAATACTGCCCACCACCCCCATCTCTGAACAGAAGGGTGGGAAGCCAGAGCCGCCTGCCATGCCCCAGCCGGTACCCACAGCGTAA
- the KLHL35 gene encoding kelch-like protein 35, with protein sequence MVDGEPGPEQESRQSGRDIAPRLPGLQAAGQTTVVSAGAAAAECPGEAMARMLKGPVLEESEWGSEAPCAGSCHAQRVLQTLNTYRRSGILTDVVLRAGGRDFPCHRAALSAGSAYFRSLFAAGRPERGLAVVLVVPEAPGPAGTAVATALAVVLDYVYCAGVRLRAEDEAAAVLALAERLGVAGLPEACARFLEGRLRAANSLALRRVAAAFSLASLAERCGRVLRQAFAEVARHADFLELTPDEVAALLADPALGVAHEEAVFEAAMRWVRHDAPARRGQLRRLLEHVRLPLLAPAYFLEKVEADELLQACSECRPLLLEARACFILGRESGALRARPRRFMDLAEMIVVIGGCDRKGLLKLPFADAYHPDSRRWTPLPSLPGCARSEFATCTLRNNIYVSGGHINSRDVWMFSSHLHTWIKVASLHRGRWRHKMAVVQGQLFVVGGFDGLRRLRSVERYDPFSNTWASAAPLPEAVSSAAVAPCAGRLYVIGGAGQDGVSTNKVQCFDSKEDQWSLRSPAPFSQRCLDAVSLENTIYVVGGLMSKIFTYDPGTDVWGEAAVLPSPVESCGVTVCDGKVHILGGRDDHGESTDRVFTFDPSSGQVEAQPSLQRCTSSHGCVTIVQSRGR encoded by the exons CTGGGCCTGAGCAGGAGTCCAGGCAGAGTGGCAGGGACATTGCGCCCAGGCTGCCAGGGCTGCAGGCGGCAGGACAAACCACAGTGGTCAGTGCAGGAGCAGCAGCCGCAGAGTGCCCGGGAGAGGCCATGGCCAG GATGCTGAAGGGCCCGGTGTTGGAGGAGTCGGAGTGGGGCTCCGAGGCGCCATGCGCGGGGTCCTGCCACGCGCAGCGTGTCCTGCAGACCCTGAACACGTACCGGCGGAGCGGCATCCTCACCGACGTGGTGCTGCGAGCCGGCGGCCGCGACTTCCCGTGCCACCGCGCGGCGCTTAGCGCGGGCAGTGCCTACTTCCGCAGCTTGTTCGCGGCCGGGCGGCCAGAGCGTGGCCTGGCCGTGGTGCTCGTGGTGCCCGAGGCGCCAGGCCCGGCCGGGACAGCGGTGGCGACGGCCCTGGCCGTAGTGCTCGACTACGTGTACTGCGCGGGCGTGCGGTTGCGCGCCGAGGACGAGGCGGCCGCCGTGCTGGCGCTGGCTGAGCGGCTGGGCGTGGCGGGCCTGCCTGAGGCCTGCGCGCGCTTCCTCGAGGGTCGCTTGCGCGCCGCTAACAGCCTGGCGCTGCGCCGCGTGGCCGCCGCCTTCTCCCTCGCCTCTCTGGCTGAGCGCTGCGGCCGCGTGCTGCGCCAGGCGTTCGCCGAAGTGGCGCGCCACGCTGACTTCTTGGAGCTGACGCCTGACGAGGTGGCCGCGCTGCTGGCAGACCCGGCGCTGGGCGTGGCGCACGAGGAGGCCGTGTTCGAGGCGGCCATGCGCTGGGTGCGCCACGACGCGCCGGCTCGCCGCGGCCAGCTGCGGCGCCTGCTGGAGCACGTGCGACTGCCCCTGCTGGCGCCCGCCtacttcctggagaaggtggaggCCGACGAGTTGCTGCAGGCCTGCAGCGAGTGCCGCCCGCTGCTGCTAGAGGCCCGCGCCTGTTTCATCCTGGGCCGCGAGTCTGGCGCACTTCGAGCCCGGCCGCGGAG ATTCATGGACCTAGCTGAAATGATCGTGGTCATCGGTGGTTGTGACCGAAAGGGGCTCCTGAAGCTGCCCTTCGCCGACGCCTACCATCCAGACAGCCGGCGCTGGACCCCACTGCCCAGCTTGCCCGGCTGTGCTCGCTCAGAGTTCGCGACGTGTACTCTCCGCAATAACATCTATGTTTCTG GAGGCCACATCAACAGCCGTGACGTGTGGATGTTCAGCTCCCATCTGCACACCTGGATCAAGGTGGCCTCGCTGCACAGAGGCAGGTGGAGACACAAGATGGCGGTGGTGCAGGGGCAG CTGTTCGTAGTGGGCGGCTTCGATGGCCTGCGTCGACTGCGCAGCGTGGAACGCTACGATCCCTTCTCCAACACCTGGGCGTCCGCGGCCCCGCTCCCCGAGGCAGTAAGCTCAGCCGCTGTGGCTCCCTGCGCCGGCCGGCTCTACGTGATCGGGGGCGCTGGGCAGGATGGAGTCAGCACCAACAAG GTGCAGTGCTTTGATTCCAAGGAGGACCAGTGGAGCCTGCGGTCACCAGCACCCTTCTCGCAGCGGTGCCTTGATGCTGTTTCCCTGGAGAACACCATCTATGTGGTTGGCGGCCTTATGAGCAAAATATTCACCTACGACCCTGGCACAGATGTCTGGGGGGAGGCAGCTGTCCTCCCCAGCCCTGTG GAAAGCTGTGGcgtgactgtgtgtgatgggaaagTCCACATCCTCGGCGGGCGGGATGATCACGGGGAAAGCACCGACAGGGTCTTCACCTTTGACCCCAGCAGTGGGCAGGTGGAGGCCCAGCCGTCCCTGCAGCGCTGCACGAGCTCCCATGGCTGCGTCACCATCGTCCAGAGCCGGGGCAGGTGA